tcatttctaTTTTCTTTGTTAAAGTTTCCAAAATTTATTTTACAAATATAGTTTAATAACATTATGTTCATGTTTTGTCCTACTCGAAGTAACGGTTGTATATCATTCACAGTTAATAGTTTAATACTATGATATTCTTGAAATAATTTATCAAAATCTCAACCACACAAAAACAAAGTTCGACAACCAAGAAAATTTGGAATAAATCAAAGCATATTATTGCCAAAAACATTTGCGGTTCTTAACTCCTTGAATTGACTAGAATATCAAACCAAAATCCACGTTTTGCCCATTTAAAAGAGTATTGACACTTACCGGAGCTAAATGTACCGGAGCAGAGTTGCTCCCGTGTGTTGTACCATACATTAATCTTTTCTTAAACACATGTAATTATGGCAAAGAGAGAAAGGTTGCGCTAATTATGACTTAAAATAAGTAACATACATATGGAAGGAGTTTTATTTAGATGGAAGGACAATTGAACTTCATTCCTTTAAGTTACGCCCttttccaaacaaagaattccctaatttaaggcactaataatggattgtatataaattataAGAAAAACTTGTTTAAGGGGTAATATACAAATAAATTTGAATAATTGTGGTAAATAAGTTTTAAATATTGTATAGGCAGAAAAAAATGGGTTTGAAGTTTCCAAATTCACATAAATATTTAAAGCATATTTTAGTTCACAAATTTTTTTAAACAATATATTTTGAAAACTACATATATCCAGTTAAAATCTAAAGTGTGCATTATCTAGATACCTTTGTACTAAAATTAGTTCCCAAAACCAGAATTTTCCAGCGTAGAACACATATTTTGGCACGTGCCTTGTGAACATCCAATTACAGGTGAGAGGAAaagactcaaaaaaaaaaaaaaaaaaaaacgaaaaaagggaAAGATTAAAATAGGACACGTCATAGATAGGATAATGAAGGTCCTATTTTTGATAGCCAATAGTGTCACTATTATTAGACTCTTTTTTAGTGGGAAGGTAAAAGATGAGAAggtaatttaaaaataaaaaataaaagataaaaaaagatGAGGAGGTAGCTTTGAGGATCATTGATATCTTGCTCATTCTTGGTTTGCCTTGTCTCTCTCACACACAAACACAATCAATCACAGCTTCACACTACAAAAAGGTGAGATAAAATTGAAGTAATCTAAGGCTCAGCTTTCATCAAGAAAGACAAACAAGGCCCATAATTTTGTACCGTTCACGTTACATAAAAAATATTACTACTACTATAAAGACAGCTCCATTATAATGGCGGATATTACTAGAACAAGCAAGGTTATTGCTTCTTCTCTTAAAACCAGCTTGTTTTCTTCTATTCTCATTTCCGTGATTCTTTTTGGTTCCTTCCTCTAATAGTAGTATATTATTTCAAGAAGCAACACattctaaaaaaaaataagaataataaCTTTTTACTGTTCCTAGTATTTATATAGTATTTCAAAGctactatttttcttaattttcttGAACTAAAATGGCTGTGGCTATGGCTTCTTGTGGGATAATTTCTGGGATTCACACTAATTTAAAAGCAATTGAGAAACTGCCAATATCAAGTCCAGGTCTCTTCAGGGGTTCTTTTGGTTTGGAACCTATACAGAGAATATGCATTGCTCCTAAGAGGTAATTAATTACTTCCTTCCTCAGTCTCACTACTTTGTTATCTGTTTCTATTTAAACTTGATTAATTAATTGGCATACCAAACATTTGAAATTATCCATTTAGTTGGAGTTTTTGTGTGCATTCATTTAGTTATCTTTCATGTTCTGTTTGCAATTTGATGCTTATTTGTTTTCAGTGGTAGTTTCAGAATCTTGTTTTCTCTTTAAAGCAGTATTGAAGTTTTTGTCTCGGGGTTCTTGTCGCGGATATTTGAAACAGGTAGTAAAGTAAAAtaattcaaattataataaagGGCTGTTTGATTAAAATGGAGATGCAATGGGAATAATCAGGAATCCGTCGTTAATCATAATGAAGTTTATGTGATGAGTTTTTACTCATGGACTTGCTGAAATTTAGCAGTGGAAGAAGTTCATAAATTACCTTATACTGGAATCTATGTACTTTTTGGTGCCCTGACTCAGAATATAACCAACATTTTCTGCTATGTCAGATTAGCTTTTTCTGAGAGCACAATTGTTCCGAAAGCATCCTCAGCTGCAGCTGTTGAGGTATATAACATATAGCAATAACTCATTGGAAAAGCTTATTGTACTTGTTTTTTTGGTTTTCCAAAAATTGAGACATTTGTTTTTGATTCATGGGACTGGGGAATCAGGATGGAAGTTCCCAAGATACAGCAGTCCCGACGCCTAAAGTCATAATAGATCTGGATTCGAACCCTGATGCAACTGTAGTGGAGGTTACATTTGGTGATCGCCTTGGGGCTCTTGTTGACACGGTAGGATTCATTTTCTTCTTGATTCAAGTACTCAATATTATTGCTGGTAAATATTTGGAGTCATTTGGCAGCATATCTTTCTCGCGTATGGGCCTAACAATTGCTGAATGTGTTTACAGATGAGTGCACTAAAAAATCTTGGACTAAATGTTGTCAAAGCTAATGTTTGTCTAGATTCATCAGGGAAGCATACTACATTATGCATCACAAATGCGTAAGTCATGTTGAATTACTTTATGTTTTTATGCTTTTATGGAAATTCTGATTATTCTGTTTTTGGCGATTTTTTCAGTTCTACTGGTAGAAAGGTCGACGATCCAGAGCAACTAGAAGCAATTCGTTTGACAATTATCAACAATATGATTGAGTTCCATCCGGTAGCACAGCAATTTCAACCGTCGTACATTGGATGCTTGTTAAGAGTACCTCTGTGGTATCTTTTATTTGCTGCTTCTTCTTACTGCATAATTTCTGCTGCAGGAATCTAGCGCCCTGTTAGCTATGGGTGAAGTCTTTGGTGCTTATCAACCAAATCAAAAGGTTGTAAATACTTTGTCATTGCCTAATGCTTGTTAAATACTTCACATCAATACCTCTCCCTAATGCCATCATGAACGATGAAGGAAAACCTTGGCGCAACTGGTAAAGTTATTGCCATGTCACCAGGAAATCATAGGTTAGAGCCGTGAAACAGGCTCTTGTAGAAATGCAAAGTAGGGCTGTGTGCggtagacccttgtggtccggcccttccccgaatCCCGctcatagcgggagcttagtgcatccTTGCTGCCCTTTTTTTAATGCCAACATGAATGATGCAGAAACAGTAGTTTAACTTTTTTAATTTGACATTaaccatttatatatatatttttttttatcgtTTCAGCTTGATGTGGACATAGCAACCCATATCCATGTCTATGACGATGGTCCTGACCGAAGGTTCgtttatacagtttattatgatatttTTCGCCTTCAGACTAATGTTGATAAACACGCAGCGTGCTCATAAGATGCCATTACGTGCATAACTTGAAAGACTGATAGTAAAAACATTGCTGTTTTGCAGCTTACTGTATGTAGAGGCAGCAGATAGACCTGGATTAATAGTTGATCTCGTCAAGATCATTACTGAAATAAACATTGATGTTGAATCAGGAGAGTTTGATACTGAGGTCAGACTTTTACAACTAGAGTTGTTTCATCATTAAATATTACAGGATGTTTAGCGGCAATGTATATTAATACATTGATTTTGTTACAGGGATTGCTAGCTAAGGCAAAATTTCACGTAAGCTACAAGAACAAAGCTCTCATCAAGCCCCTTCAACAGGTAACTCGCGTTGTTGTGCGAAAGCAAATCCAATCTCATATTTAGCGATTTGTCTTCAATTATGAATCAGTGACAAACTTCAATATGTAACATTTCAGGTTCTGGCAAACAGTCTACGCTATTACTTGAGGAGACCAACAACAGAAGAGTCTAGTTTTTAATACAGTGCAGAATGAGAGAAAATAACCAGTTGGTTTAACCATGCAATTTTTTACTGTCGCAGCAAAAGCGTGCTGAAACATGCATGAAATCTGGAAATATAGTTCTCATTACTGCGCTAACATTGTAAAATGCTACCATTCTATACCTCAACTTAATTTGAATATACCTTTCGACAAGTGGAAAGAGCCATTTTACTCCCATTATCAGTTAAGGCTCATCACTGCCCAAATTTGAGTTTTCATCTTTATTTGATATTCAATGAAATAAACCTAGTGTAATCCCACGTTGTGGGTCTGGGGAGAATAGTGTATGCGTAGACCTTATGCGTAcctgatagaccctcggctcagacaAGCATAGTATTGAAAATCAGTAATCCAATTAATTATCGTGTTGCATTGGATAAGTTCACTAAAGGGATAAAATGCTCTTTACCAAGGgatttttacacaaatagccgtCCATATTAAATATTTACTTTTTTagccatatacatatattatacattgaatatacataattatacacataTCATACATAAATTATGTATATACTTCCTccattcacttttacttggcacgttttgacttttcacgccccttaagaaataataaatgaagtgcataatttaccatgatacccatattaattgatgcatattttattggatttgagaaaatgatttgaaatgagtaataaatattgtGGGTATAATAGGAtttctttttgtcttcttttgatatgcgtaaagtgtcaagtaaaaatgaaaatctatttttagtatatatgccaagtaaaagtgaacggatgaAAAATTATACATTCAccagctatttttaatttaagtgatAGAGTGTGcgactatttgggttaattcttcttttattttccggACAAATTTATTGGTAGTCTTGTTAAATTATGATAATGGAAGGGGGATAATGAATTTTGAGGAGTTTGAGAGGATAAGGAGGGCAGAGTAAGCACAGAAAAATGGACCACATATTATTTATGGAAAAAGGATAAGTGAATCAGTGCAAATTGCACAGACAGCAGCCTTCATAATTTAAGATATTCTGCTTCTCCTACCATATCCCAAAACtcttttatctttattttattttattttatttttgttgacGATATCAACTGGTCGTTGGAGGAACGAATTGATAATGTAAGCCAAGGCACCAATGTTTTAATTATTGTCTTGTTTATAATTGAAAGACTATAAAGCTTTTATTTATTTCTTCCATATACCGAtgtcttgaaattttaaattgCTGGAACTTTAGACCAGCTTACTAGTTTGAATATTGTTAAGACTAGGTCTGCATGCATTATTAGTGGGGGTGGGCattcggtcggttcggttcggtttgaATAAATTCGGTTCGGTTATTCGGTTTTCGGTTTTGTAAATATGATAACCGAAACCGAACTGAAATAATTTCAGTTCAGTTCGGTTTTTTAAATTTCAGTTCGGTTAATTTTGGGTCGGTTTTCGGTTTGAACATTATCATATTGGCTGGGCTTATTCTGCTTAATAATTGGACTAATTTGTTGGTTGTTTCCAAAATTTTGGACTTTTTGAATGTGTTAAGTCATAAATATGTTCTTTTCAGTGTAAGCCTGGATTTTTGAATGTGCTGCTAATTACACGGTTTACACCTCTACTTGGTCCATACAACTACAAGATCCCACAATCATACAAACAAATATAAACTAGGGAGTAGGGAGTAGTTAGTAGTTACAACCAAAAGAGCACTACATTACAGAACCAAAAAACCAAAATAGCTATGCTGCTTTGCTGCCACTGGTTACAAGTTACAGCCATGGCCCATGAGAGAACAAAAAACTTAGAATCTATGCTACTCTGCTGCCATTGTTTAGTACAAGCATATTACATAACCAAAAGAGTAATCCAAAAGTTAGAAAGTTTTCATGCTGCTGAACAACTGAAGTCTCAAAACCAAAGAAATAATTACATTAAGTAGCATGAAACAAGTGAAGTCTATTTACTATAACATCACTTCCATCTAGGCGCCATGATCAAACCTTTGCAACAAAAGACATAATTATAGGTCAAAAACACAATTGATTTATAATAAAGTATATCAATGTTATATCTTCAAATATACAGAAGGCTATCAACTTACCAGTTACCACACATGGTACATGTTGCAACTATATGTCAATAATAGTTGAATCTTTTGCACTATCAGCCAGATCTAAGGAAAATATAGAAGAAAACTTTGTCATGCATCATCAGTGTTAAGTAAACTATTTGTAATATAATAAAGGAAAGACACAAAATAATTACCAAGTTCTAGATACTCCAAGTCTTCCTCAACTTTAATAGGAATAGGTTCACTTCTAAGCCAATCTTGAAGACAAATAAGAGATTGCACCAGTTTAGGCGTCAACGAACTCCTGAACGAGTCAAGAATGCGACCTCCCGTGCTGAATGCACATTCAGATGCAACACTTGAAATAGGAATGGCTAATACATCACGAGCCATCTCCGCAAGAATGGGAAATCTAGGCTCATTGATTTTCCACCACTTTAAGATTTTAAAGTCATCTGTTTCAGGCTCAAGATCTTCAGCAAGATATCTTTCTAACTCTGATTTAGTACCTAAACCTCCGGTCACTTCCTTATGTTTCTCAAATTCTAATTTTGTTCTCATTGTTCCTCTTTTTAAAAAGCTACCATAACCACTGACAGTAGTTGTTGTGTTTCCAGATGAAGCAGATGATGTTcctattgaattttttttaacatAATAATCAAACAAAGAATCCATATAATTTTTCACCTCTAAAATCAAttctttccctttgttttctccAAACATCCTCACAATTGCAAAAGGAACATATTCAAGCTTGATACGGGGATCCAAAATTGATGCAATAAAGatcattttgttcattttttcaGGTTCACCCCAATACTTGAcaattttttctttcattttttttgccATTTCTTTCAAACTAGTATCTTCATGTTCCATCCACTCTTTCAATATAAGATCAAGCTCACAAATTTCAACAAAATGCACATTGGAAGTGACATAAATAGAACCAGAAACCCTCAAAGTAAGCAAATAAAAAGCTTCAAGAAATTTTACCATTGTTCTCACATTATCCCAGTCAACACTTGTGAGATCACCTGCACTAGTTCCATCTTCACAAACATAGGTACGAAGATGATGCAACAATCCAATATCAAAGAAACTATATTTGTCAAAGGCAAGCTCAAATTGTTGTGCTGTGTCTAACATCATGTATGTAGAGTTCCATCGAGTTGAAACGTCTAAGCATAATGATCTCTTAGAAGTTAACTTTTGAGATTCACAACATTCTTTAAACTTTCTAATCCTAGCGGGAGATTGTCTAATGTATCTCACAGCTTGTCTAACTCTCTTGATAGAAACACCAATTTCTTTCAACCCATCTTGTACAATGAGATTAAGTATGTGAGCCATACATCTAACATGCAGGTGTTTACCATTCATTATATTAGTTCCCCAGGTAGTCAATTGTTTAGACACTTCTCTTACTGTGACATCATTGGAACTAGCATTATCTACAGTTATAGTAAATACATTTTCCAACCCCCAatcaagcaaacaattagtaATTACCGATGCCATATCATCACCCTTATGACTAGAGATAGGACAAAAGTTTATTATCCTTTTATGCAATTTCCAATCTCTGTCAATAAAGTGAGCAGTAAGACACATATAGTTTATTCTTTGTATAGAAGTCCAAGTATCTGTTGTAAGACAGATTTTAGGACGTGCTTCATTGAAGGAATTCTTCAAACTATGTCTTTGTTCACAATAAAGTTCATAACAATCTCTTGTCAATGTTCTACGAGAAGGAATTTGAAATTGAGGCATTGTGACTCCCATAAACTTCTTAAATCCTTCCTTTTCAACAAAACTAAATGGCAGTtcatccaaaattatcatttgagCTAAAGCTTTCCTACTAAGTGCTTGATCAAATTTCCAAGTGGTAAGCACCCCTTCATTTGCCCCATTTGAAGCTAGTAGAAAACTGATTTGTGTTTGACTATTATCCATGATACGGGgcattttgggacacttaatgaGATGATTGTTCATTGATGTAGTACCATTACCTTTCGTAGCAGCAGCATAAGTTTTTTGACAGTAGTTACATTTTGCTCTTTTAGCTCCACTAGGATcatcatatttctcaaaatgTTTCCAAGCATCAGATCTAGGTTGCATCACTTTCCTTTTCTTTGGAGCTTCATCAGGACTGTCTGGACTGAGACCTTCAGTATTAGGTAAGCTATCATTCGAACCCCCACCTTCGCAGGTTTCGCTTACCCTACTTCCATTTTCTTCCATCTACAAAAAAGAATACAAACATAACAATAAAATACTGAGCAGTGATACAAACATAACAATAAAATACTGAACAACACGATGGTGATGAAATTGATGCAATGTTGCATCAAACACAAGTACACAACTCTCAGTGAGTATGACCCATGTAATGTAATGAGTATGACCTTGCTTAAAAAAAATTACTGACCAGTGagcttttcttgttttaataacaAGTTAGAACTTAGAACCTCTCAACAACACTAAAATCAACAAATATTACAAGAAAATGGACATCACATTCAAGAGTCAAGACTCAAGACTTCTTTCTATGTTGCATGCATCTTTAAGTCTTTAAATACTTACTTTTcacaggaaaaaaataaaaaataaactgaaaCGAGAGAAAGAAGAGTAGATCGGCGAGGGTCGAGGAGTAGAGaacacaaaaaaagaagaaatgagcgAAATATAACAAAAATTAACCTTACCTTCCGCAAGAAATTTGACGACAATGATAGATCCCTAGCGTATTTGGGAAAACCACCACTCCACCAGTTTATCAATGGAAGCCCTAGCGTATTTGGGGAATTGGGGGCGAGCCGGCGAGGAACTGCCGAACTGAGAAGTGAGAAGTGAAGTGAGAAGAGAAGGGAGAAATAAAAACCCTAGCTGCCTAACTGCGGAACTGCCTAAGAAAGTAAGAATGGGAAAAGAAAAGGAGATGATCAGCTGATATGCCTGATGGGCAATTGGGTATTTGGGTTTGGGATGGGCTGATTTTAATGGAACATAAACTTGGGCCTTAGCCTATATAAGTATGGAAGAGCTGAATTCACTTGGGCCTTAGCCTATATTAGTATTAGTTCGGTTTTTCGGTTAACCGAAAAATGTAAATCAATAACCGACAACCGAACCGAAAAActgaattttaaaaattttaatttgaaaCCGACCGAAAAAACCGAATAACCGAAaccgaaatttaaaaaaaattggttcGGTCGGTTTTTTCGGTTCAAACtgatatatgcccacccctaattATTAGACTTAGACATTGAACTTTCACTACAACCGAGATTAATTAAATAGGATTTAAATGGTATTATCAACAACGAAAAAAGTATTAAGagtaatattaataataataataataataataacaataacaacaataatgatGATGGTTTTAATAATAATAGGTGCGACATGAACACAAGCACGACATCAAGTACTATTTTCAGTAAATCTTTTATTTTACCCCAAGGGTCAAGAGAAAGTGATTGAAGAAGTTGCTCATTATGTATCGGATAAAGGAGGAGGTCTGTGATCGGTTGAAGCAAGCATAAAATTTTCGTATGATGAATTCTCGATGTTCccattataaaaaataatagagTAATGTTATAAAAATATATTTGGAAAAATATCAATTATGTCATTTTATAAGTAGTTTATTACAAAAATtggtcaattcataaaatattattaatattagccaattagctatttgttacaaaaaaaaaattaaatttttgctttctttgagtggatgttattagaatagattgaatctcacttttgggatgatttggtggagttttgaggtaATTTGAATTGGAAATTCGAAGTAGAagatgaaaatggaaaaaatgatatgtgtatcacttGTATATCATATATGTATCATATTTTGTATCAAatatgtatcacatgtatatccatttatatctgtgtgtgagatacatgtgtGATACATGTGCCACAGAATAACTTTatgaactcgattttaactatgaattttgatactaattcagtccaaatcacctccaatcttcctcaaattttgtatattgactcattgatatattttcaatgaatctcaaccatacccattgaaaaaaGTCTTTTGCTTAAATTTTTggaatcttgtatatatatagtttttttttgtatttcatcaccttatttgctaccttaTTCATAAAAATTtctttccgtcttgcatctaatgttgctaatcacaCTTAAAAATTTGGTTGGAGATCTTTGtgtgtgattcttggagagaaagaaccttatttctttaggtttttaatttttatatgtgtTTGACTAGTTTTAATAAGTTTATGATTAATTGTTACAAGTTGGTAAGTTGGgactttttaaaaatatttctgtAAGAttcccaaaatattttctttattataaaTGTACCCAAAAAAAGGCTTTACGTTACATACAGCCTAAAGGTTAAATTGGTACAGCTGCCAAGGGCCAGGTGATGAATTTGGTCTAACGATTGGGATCTTTTCGGGCGAAATTCAAAAATTGTTAGATTTAcaagtgataattgaaaaatagccacaattttaaaagtaatcgaaatttagccatttttatgtaaagataaatatgaACGAAAACGctgttcaaaatccaaaaaatattccaGTAGAatgtactggagttccaacataatatactggaagtccagtatattatactcgagttccagcataatatactgtacttccagtataatatactggagttctagtataatataccggtccagcgtattatgctggaagttcatacacaggtgctccaatctccagtttattatgctgaaacttttcgtgttacagcaaaatagtggctactTTTCAATGACTCTGTAAAcgatgactatttttcaattaccagtccgaaaactgactagctCGTATTATTTTGACGCTCTTTTTGGTTCGTCAAGGTACACTATTTCGGTTTTAACGTTCAGGCTAATAAATAGGGAgttttttcattcctatacactattggaaactttattaccataaatgttcatgtttagtaaattaccctacctacacaagttttgtttacaaaatatatacatttcaCCTTAAAATGCTctcaatccattattagtgccttcaattaagggatttagttatacccttttccttttttttcctcttttctttttatatttttcctCCGCCTTAAAATACAGTAATCTTCCTATAcgactgtttaaccaaaaagtggaatttcggtcaaagctttaatttagaagaacccgggttactgataatcaaaaaatGTATAAgagaaagtaatttggctagcaataagATAATTAGAAGAAGATAAGGTAAACCAATGTATTCGGATAGTTTTTTTTTCTTACAATTGACCCATTctttcccttttatagctatcttAGAAATAtgcgttttgcctttgtcataataaggccattatagacaattaaagacattaaatgctacgttacataatcattgcattttaatacaaattctctaatgtttttagtatttaatgctcaTTAAATACTATATATGTACTCTcttgtgctgtcagattcattctccttaattcttggacttaaatagaTACGGAAGGTAAATCTTTTGAGTATCCGCTCGTGCCTCCTCTtatgcctctgctcgtatctattgcaactcgtgcctctttgtcaattataactctttgaccagtctacgtatcatgacacgtcatcttccaatcactttaatatgtaaactcaatttttcccaatacagatagtcccctcacttgccatttattcatcaattgaatatttgggaagtggaattCATTAAAATGGGAATTTTTAtcaccattaatgctatagcAGAATCAACacttcatttgtcacttctattTAATGCTCTTCACGCGTGGCACCCCTTTTACTGGTTCTGCAACTTTGTAGCACTTTTTAGGGCTTTTTACGGCTTCACTAACCATGAAGAGTCAATTCTCATTATGACTTTTCCATCATTTCACCTTTTCCTTTGATGGTTGCTTCGCAGTATAAATATAgttttcttctttgtctttatCACATAAAGTTCTCAAAATATTCAGTTCTTGAATCTTTGTTTGTTTCTTCCTCGTACtatcatgtcttcatcaaaccctaaccctagaagggtccccatagttgataacttccctaatgcccccagtaggagcagaagaggaggtaggcttcgtaatTTAGGATCTTCATCCTTGCGTGGTTCTTCTCTTCCTTCGCCTAGTTCTGGACCTTCTTCTAGAACTAGAGGTTCTCTTTCACACATATCTTCTTCTAGAGGTAAGGAATCTTCTGAACCTCTAGTAGAGGAGATAGTTCCTGCGGAACTATCTTTCTATAATGACAGAGAATCTCTTAGAAATCAAGTATCTTCTTTAGATCGTGCCGATATCTATCCCACTCAAAtcactgaaggtttgatttcTTTAGTTCATAGAGACTGCCATTGGAGTCATGACTTTCCTATCATTATTCCCAATCCGAATCAAAGAATTACCTCTTACTTAACTGGTTTTTCCTTTGTCTATACGTACCTTTCACATTAggattcaaacctgctattgatcCTGTTATTCTCGAGTTCTGTCGTTTCTTTGATGTTTGCttaggtcaaattggcccaataatatggaggactgttgcctgtttgaggcatttgaccaacacagtcagtgtgccttttacttttccacatctaattcatctttactcccctagACTCTTTCACAATAGTGTTTTTACACTAGTATCCAGGAGCAAAAAAGTTCTAATTAGCCCTAaagatgacaaagaccgtggctggtatgccaggtttgtt
This sequence is a window from Nicotiana sylvestris chromosome 3, ASM39365v2, whole genome shotgun sequence. Protein-coding genes within it:
- the LOC104214779 gene encoding ACT domain-containing protein DS12, chloroplastic-like, which produces MAVAMASCGIISGIHTNLKAIEKLPISSPGLFRGSFGLEPIQRICIAPKRLAFSESTIVPKASSAAAVEDGSSQDTAVPTPKVIIDLDSNPDATVVEVTFGDRLGALVDTMSALKNLGLNVVKANVCLDSSGKHTTLCITNASTGRKVDDPEQLEAIRLTIINNMIEFHPESSALLAMGEVFGAYQPNQKLDVDIATHIHVYDDGPDRSLLYVEAADRPGLIVDLVKIITEINIDVESGEFDTEGLLAKAKFHVSYKNKALIKPLQQVLANSLRYYLRRPTTEESSF
- the LOC138888624 gene encoding uncharacterized protein, which produces MRIDSSCSAVPRRLAPNSPNTLGLPLINWWSGGFPKYARDLSLSSNFLRKMEENGSRVSETCEGGGSNDSLPNTEGLSPDSPDEAPKKRKVMQPRSDAWKHFEKYDDPSGAKRAKCNYCQKTYAAATKGTSSASSGNTTTTVSGYGSFLKRGTMRTKLEFEKHKEVTGGLGTKSELERYLAEDLEPETDDFKILKWWKINEPRFPILAEMARDVLAIPISSVASECAFSTGGRILDSFRSSLTPKLVQSLICLQDWLRSEPIPIKVEEDLEYLELDLADSAKDSTIIDI